The following proteins come from a genomic window of Methanobrevibacter olleyae:
- a CDS encoding HEPN domain-containing protein, with protein sequence MNEIESCIEIAMDDLESSKLLLEAGKYRNSITLSYYAMFSIARALLLKKGLTPKTHDGVITLLGEKYVLEEGFDRDLASRFSRARTLREDASYGNYDDFDLDTAKENIWLVEEFIDEAKKFL encoded by the coding sequence TTGAATGAAATAGAATCTTGCATTGAAATTGCAATGGATGATTTAGAATCAAGCAAACTTCTTTTGGAAGCAGGAAAATATAGAAATTCCATTACCTTGTCTTATTATGCCATGTTTTCCATTGCACGGGCATTGCTTTTAAAAAAAGGCTTGACTCCTAAAACACATGATGGCGTAATCACATTGCTTGGGGAAAAATATGTTCTAGAAGAAGGCTTTGATAGGGATTTGGCATCAAGATTTTCTAGGGCAAGAACCCTCAGAGAAGATGCAAGCTATGGCAATTATGATGATTTTGATTTAGATACTGCAAAAGAGAATATTTGGCTTGTTGAAGAGTTTATTGATGAAGCTAAAAAGTTCTTATAA
- a CDS encoding DUF1002 domain-containing protein, translated as MHKRILAICLVTMFLAMAIIPTGFAEDRDQAVITYGETTYMNQQYKSIVDNYFKTKADVDLDSVNSKVITAGDVNKISNGFSGKSYNSNQIFSSALLDLNHNGEITVDVDNSITTISPKMYMSALKSAGIEGGHVYVTSPVSATGESALAGIMDCYEEATDVEIPDNVKEAANQEISTQAEIMNNSNLSADDLSKLVDDVKEKVNGENITDHATIVNIINDYSTNYNINISDSDIENLADTIAQVQSAQGDANAYKEKISNFVNDSSSDSGFSLDGILNSILSIFNINL; from the coding sequence ATGCATAAAAGAATTCTAGCTATATGCTTAGTAACTATGTTTTTGGCAATGGCCATTATTCCAACTGGCTTTGCAGAGGATAGAGACCAAGCTGTAATAACCTATGGTGAAACTACATATATGAATCAGCAATACAAATCAATTGTTGATAATTATTTTAAAACTAAAGCTGATGTTGACTTAGATAGTGTAAATTCAAAAGTAATTACTGCTGGAGATGTAAATAAAATTTCTAATGGTTTTTCAGGTAAATCATATAATTCTAATCAAATATTTTCATCTGCTCTTCTTGATTTAAATCATAATGGTGAAATTACAGTAGATGTAGATAATTCAATTACTACCATAAGTCCTAAGATGTATATGTCTGCTTTAAAATCTGCAGGTATTGAAGGGGGACATGTCTATGTAACAAGCCCGGTTAGTGCTACTGGTGAATCTGCTCTTGCAGGTATTATGGATTGTTATGAAGAGGCAACTGATGTTGAAATTCCAGATAATGTTAAGGAAGCTGCAAATCAAGAAATCTCTACTCAAGCTGAAATCATGAATAATTCAAATCTTAGTGCTGATGACTTATCTAAATTAGTGGATGATGTTAAAGAAAAGGTAAATGGGGAAAATATCACAGATCATGCTACTATTGTTAATATTATTAATGATTACAGTACAAATTATAATATTAATATATCTGATAGTGATATTGAAAACCTTGCAGATACTATTGCACAGGTGCAATCAGCTCAAGGGGATGCAAATGCTTACAAAGAAAAAATCAGTAATTTTGTAAATGATTCCAGTTCAGATTCTGGATTTTCCCTTGATGGAATATTAAATAGCATTTTAAGTATTTTTAATATAAACTTGTAA
- a CDS encoding nucleotidyltransferase domain-containing protein → MNDRMEIARDFAKAINNEYIIKIILFGSVAREEDTEESDIDILVVSNYAKLIEPKIREEVFNVVLDKKEFISAHVFSEEKLNKISDFSLLKNIEEEGIVLE, encoded by the coding sequence ATGAATGACCGTATGGAAATTGCCCGTGATTTTGCAAAGGCTATAAATAATGAGTATATAATTAAAATAATCTTATTTGGTTCTGTAGCTAGAGAAGAGGATACAGAGGAATCAGATATAGATATTTTAGTTGTGTCCAATTATGCTAAATTGATAGAGCCTAAAATAAGGGAAGAGGTTTTCAATGTTGTTCTTGATAAAAAGGAATTTATATCTGCCCATGTATTTTCAGAGGAGAAATTAAATAAGATTAGTGATTTTTCATTGTTAAAGAATATTGAAGAAGAGGGGATTGTTCTTGAATGA